The following are encoded together in the Thalassolituus oleivorans MIL-1 genome:
- the plsB gene encoding glycerol-3-phosphate 1-O-acyltransferase PlsB, with amino-acid sequence MSLFKSIRSSIFRWQQKLLYSVIKTKIIGPDVSEFDIDPNKPIIYATLYPSYGEQLVIDREVNKFNWPSPRRQAQSAGLSAKPYFSIYRRSSVPFRKQGVPIVARQLIKHAEWLSEDEQREIQIVPVRVFWGRAPEKERSFLRIWLQSSGALGGRVLTLMAILLNGRNTFVHFSRPISLRDLYDSEKSPELLARKVARVLRVHNRQVSASVLGPDLSHRRTLVHQLPNRPMVRKAIEDEIEKQGKPRAKLQAQALKYADEIASNISYTNIRFLDVMLTWVWNKIYNGIELHNIGHLRDISKDNTIIYVPCHRSHIDYLLLSYVLYHKGLQMPQIAAGINLNMPIVGSILRRGGAFFMRRTFRDNKLYAAVFDEYLHSIFTHGYSAEYFVEGGRSRTGRTLTPKAGMLAMTLRSYLRDSRKPIIFMPIYTGYEKVFEANSYLGELRGQKKKKESLLGVLGTLRSFKNSFGKVNVTFGDPIYFTEFLNERRPQWREEDYTECNYRPEWAPKMVDDLALQVATEINRATSVNPVNLMALSILSAPRQAMDEQQLVVQMEAYRDLLKQAPYSHLTVLPEGTGSEWLSYNEKLDIVSRSPHPMGDLIQTNDRQAVTLTYYRNNVLHVLALPSLIACLFVNNRRYTSEEVLSTIRCLYPYLQAELFLQWKAEDLESDIHRWLNILTESGYLIEHEQGFHATPSSSDKFALLEGLAAHVMQTLERYFLTLSRLINKGSNALTAVELEDQCTQVAQRISMLYGINAPEFFDKALFRTLIQELISNGMLRRHEDGTLIVEPAINALSEALEQVLDGALRQSILRSL; translated from the coding sequence ATGAGTTTGTTTAAAAGTATCCGTTCAAGTATTTTTCGCTGGCAGCAAAAATTGCTCTACAGCGTTATCAAAACCAAAATCATCGGACCCGATGTCAGTGAGTTCGACATTGATCCAAATAAGCCGATTATCTACGCGACACTCTACCCGTCCTACGGCGAACAACTCGTTATTGACCGAGAAGTAAATAAGTTCAACTGGCCTAGCCCTCGCCGTCAGGCCCAAAGTGCCGGTTTATCCGCCAAGCCCTATTTCAGCATTTATCGTCGCTCGTCGGTTCCATTCCGCAAACAAGGGGTGCCTATTGTCGCACGCCAATTAATTAAGCATGCCGAGTGGCTTTCAGAAGACGAGCAACGCGAAATTCAAATTGTTCCGGTTCGCGTATTCTGGGGCCGTGCACCAGAAAAAGAACGCTCATTTTTACGCATTTGGTTGCAAAGCAGCGGAGCGCTTGGTGGTCGAGTTTTAACGCTAATGGCTATTTTACTCAATGGTCGCAACACATTCGTTCACTTTAGTCGCCCTATCTCCTTACGCGACTTGTACGACAGTGAAAAATCACCAGAATTGTTAGCGCGGAAAGTTGCCCGTGTACTACGAGTGCACAACCGCCAGGTATCAGCTTCGGTTCTCGGGCCAGACCTATCACACCGCCGTACGCTTGTGCATCAATTACCTAATCGTCCTATGGTGCGCAAAGCCATCGAAGATGAAATAGAAAAACAAGGAAAACCAAGAGCAAAGCTTCAGGCACAAGCACTTAAATATGCCGACGAAATTGCTTCAAATATTTCCTATACCAATATCCGTTTCCTCGATGTCATGCTGACTTGGGTTTGGAACAAAATATACAACGGCATAGAACTGCATAATATTGGCCATCTGCGCGACATCAGCAAAGACAACACCATCATTTATGTTCCTTGCCATCGTAGCCACATTGATTACTTACTACTGTCTTATGTGCTTTACCACAAAGGCTTACAAATGCCGCAAATTGCAGCTGGCATTAACTTAAACATGCCTATTGTCGGTTCCATTCTAAGACGCGGCGGCGCATTCTTCATGCGCCGTACCTTCCGTGACAATAAATTGTACGCCGCAGTATTTGATGAGTACCTGCACTCTATTTTCACCCACGGCTATTCTGCCGAATATTTTGTTGAAGGTGGGCGTAGTCGCACTGGTCGCACCCTAACACCCAAAGCAGGCATGTTAGCCATGACACTGCGCAGCTATTTGCGCGATTCGCGTAAGCCAATTATTTTCATGCCGATTTATACAGGCTACGAAAAAGTATTTGAAGCCAACAGTTATCTGGGCGAGTTACGCGGCCAGAAAAAGAAAAAAGAGAGCTTGCTAGGTGTGCTCGGCACTTTACGCTCTTTCAAGAACTCGTTCGGCAAAGTAAACGTAACGTTTGGCGATCCAATTTACTTCACTGAATTTTTAAATGAGCGTCGTCCTCAATGGCGCGAAGAGGATTACACTGAGTGTAATTATCGCCCAGAGTGGGCACCAAAAATGGTTGATGATTTAGCCTTACAAGTGGCCACAGAAATTAACCGCGCAACATCGGTTAACCCAGTTAACTTAATGGCCTTGAGTATACTGTCGGCTCCACGCCAAGCGATGGACGAGCAACAACTGGTTGTGCAAATGGAAGCGTATCGCGATTTGCTCAAGCAAGCACCGTATAGCCATCTAACAGTATTACCAGAAGGCACTGGCTCTGAGTGGTTAAGCTACAATGAAAAATTAGATATTGTTTCGCGCTCTCCTCACCCAATGGGCGATCTAATCCAAACGAATGATCGTCAAGCGGTCACTCTTACCTACTACCGCAATAACGTATTGCACGTTTTAGCGCTACCATCTTTAATCGCGTGCTTGTTCGTAAATAACCGTCGCTACACCTCTGAAGAAGTCTTGAGCACGATTCGCTGCCTGTACCCGTACTTACAAGCGGAACTGTTTTTACAATGGAAAGCTGAAGATTTAGAGAGTGATATTCATCGCTGGCTGAATATCCTTACCGAATCCGGTTATTTAATCGAACACGAACAAGGCTTCCATGCGACACCGTCAAGCAGTGACAAATTCGCTCTTTTAGAAGGATTAGCTGCACATGTAATGCAAACATTAGAGCGCTATTTCTTAACGCTATCGCGCTTAATAAACAAAGGCTCAAACGCATTAACCGCAGTCGAGTTAGAAGATCAGTGTACCCAAGTAGCACAGCGCATCAGTATGCTTTATGGAATTAATGCACCGGAATTTTTCGATAAAGCGCTATTCCGTACCTTGATCCAAGAGCTTATTAGCAATGGCATGCTACGCCGTCATGAAGATGGAACCTTAATTGTAGAGCCGGCGATTAATGCGCTATCTGAGGCATTAGAACAGGTACTTGATGGCGCACTGCGTCAAAGTATCTTACGCAGCCTATAA
- a CDS encoding SlyX family protein: MSSDNAQISAEKQQLRIEELETRMAFLEEIVDTLNNQLSSVTQDFLMARQAMQMMNQRLEQMQNQDSGLRDFADEPPPPHY; encoded by the coding sequence ATGAGCAGTGATAACGCACAAATAAGTGCAGAAAAGCAGCAATTACGCATCGAAGAGCTTGAAACGCGCATGGCGTTTTTAGAAGAAATCGTCGATACCCTCAACAATCAACTATCGTCCGTCACCCAAGATTTTCTTATGGCGCGTCAAGCCATGCAGATGATGAACCAACGCCTAGAGCAGATGCAGAATCAAGATTCTGGTCTGCGAGATTTTGCTGATGAACCGCCTCCACCACATTATTAG
- a CDS encoding cold-shock protein, with the protein MGKLLVRKIIVALVFAIVSPFVVAALLSGMTEGLTLANGELLNSDNLTTVVGMTDLLIVIGVLTFLISLGSAFLVPSRRRRQRSSGTIVESDVEDGRERGVVKWFNVKKGFGFITWDEGEDVFVHFRSIRGQGHRSLTEGQRVKFSVVRGQKGPQAEDVSAVR; encoded by the coding sequence ATGGGTAAATTGCTAGTACGTAAAATAATTGTGGCATTGGTGTTCGCCATTGTTTCTCCGTTTGTAGTCGCCGCATTGTTAAGTGGCATGACGGAGGGGCTCACCTTGGCGAATGGTGAACTTCTTAACTCAGACAACCTGACAACGGTTGTTGGTATGACTGATCTTTTGATTGTGATCGGTGTTCTTACGTTTCTAATTAGCTTGGGCTCAGCCTTTTTAGTGCCTTCGCGTCGTCGTCGCCAGCGTAGTAGTGGCACGATTGTGGAAAGCGATGTTGAAGATGGTCGTGAGCGCGGTGTTGTTAAATGGTTTAACGTGAAAAAAGGCTTCGGTTTTATTACTTGGGACGAAGGTGAAGATGTATTTGTTCACTTCCGCTCAATCCGTGGTCAAGGTCATCGTTCATTGACTGAAGGTCAACGCGTTAAGTTTAGCGTTGTGCGTGGCCAAAAAGGTCCGCAAGCGGAAGATGTTTCTGCTGTTCGTTAA
- a CDS encoding inositol monophosphatase family protein yields the protein MQPMVNLALRAARNAGLDLVRRLDRFDSSQSTDQEKAKFVADCTIGLEKGIIFELKKALPDNNFEGRETGLNAGDTKQPTWQVCVIDDVANFRVGIPAFAIIIACVNHGKTDHAVILNPMNGDEFTASRGRGAQLNNRRIRCGGLNTLTDAMIGFTQPLGLSESGYEQRAKIQQLLMKNYDLRSIGSNALSMAYVAADRFQAALLSDVDSFSLTAGSLLASEAGCLLADVTGQPRIVAPANIVITNPRLLKTLLTLD from the coding sequence ATGCAGCCCATGGTTAACTTGGCGTTGCGCGCTGCGCGTAACGCAGGTCTGGACCTTGTCCGCCGTCTTGACCGCTTCGATTCGTCCCAAAGTACGGATCAAGAAAAAGCAAAATTTGTCGCCGATTGCACCATCGGTTTGGAAAAAGGCATCATCTTCGAATTGAAGAAGGCGCTACCAGACAATAACTTTGAAGGTCGCGAAACCGGCCTCAATGCTGGCGACACTAAGCAACCAACGTGGCAGGTGTGCGTCATCGACGACGTTGCCAACTTCCGCGTAGGGATTCCTGCATTTGCTATCATCATAGCTTGTGTGAATCACGGTAAAACGGATCACGCTGTTATTCTGAACCCGATGAACGGTGACGAATTCACAGCTTCCCGAGGACGTGGTGCACAGCTAAACAATCGCCGCATCCGCTGCGGTGGCCTCAACACATTGACCGACGCCATGATTGGCTTCACTCAGCCACTAGGTTTGAGCGAGTCAGGCTATGAGCAACGCGCGAAAATCCAGCAGCTTCTAATGAAGAACTACGATTTACGCAGCATTGGCTCCAACGCGTTATCAATGGCATATGTTGCTGCTGATCGCTTCCAAGCTGCTTTACTGTCAGATGTCGATTCGTTCTCATTAACGGCAGGCAGCTTACTAGCTTCTGAAGCGGGTTGTTTACTGGCCGACGTAACAGGCCAACCACGTATCGTTGCTCCTGCAAATATCGTGATCACCAATCCTCGCTTATTGAAGACATTGCTAACCCTCGACTAA
- the trmJ gene encoding tRNA (cytosine(32)/uridine(32)-2'-O)-methyltransferase TrmJ codes for MLDQIRIVMVNTTHSGNIGAAARAMKNMGLSRLYLVDPIASIDEDAIQRSSRADDILRNAVICPTLDDAIADCGLVVGTSARSRHIPWPLMNPRQCAAKAAEVAVNNQVALVFGRESRGLTNEELHKCNAHVHIPTDEEFSSLNVAQAIQVMAYELRLAAIGDVHEDAQWGVNWDYPLATHGELNGMLQHMEKTLIEIGFLDPNTPKQLMPRIQRLFQRAAPDKLEINILRGMLAAVGKQTALVSAQDTSVVDTPEAQDQQEDSL; via the coding sequence ATGCTCGACCAAATTCGCATAGTGATGGTAAACACAACGCACTCCGGCAACATAGGCGCGGCAGCGCGAGCCATGAAAAACATGGGGCTGAGCCGTTTATACCTAGTCGATCCTATTGCCAGCATAGATGAAGACGCGATCCAGCGTTCATCTCGTGCCGACGATATTTTGCGTAACGCCGTCATTTGCCCAACATTAGACGATGCGATTGCGGATTGTGGCCTAGTCGTGGGCACAAGTGCTCGCAGTCGTCATATTCCGTGGCCGTTAATGAATCCTCGTCAATGTGCAGCGAAAGCGGCAGAAGTAGCTGTGAATAATCAGGTGGCCTTGGTTTTTGGTCGAGAATCGCGTGGTTTAACGAATGAAGAGCTGCATAAGTGCAACGCACACGTACACATTCCCACCGACGAGGAATTCTCGTCGCTGAATGTTGCCCAAGCCATTCAGGTGATGGCCTATGAACTGCGGCTGGCGGCCATTGGCGATGTACACGAGGATGCGCAGTGGGGTGTTAATTGGGATTATCCTCTGGCGACTCATGGGGAGTTGAACGGTATGTTGCAGCATATGGAGAAAACTCTCATTGAGATTGGCTTCCTCGACCCCAATACTCCTAAGCAGCTGATGCCTCGTATTCAGCGGTTGTTCCAGCGTGCTGCGCCGGACAAGTTAGAAATTAATATATTGCGCGGCATGTTAGCGGCAGTTGGTAAGCAAACTGCGCTAGTATCCGCTCAAGATACCTCTGTTGTGGATACGCCAGAGGCTCAGGATCAACAAGAGGATTCGCTGTGA
- the cysE gene encoding serine O-acetyltransferase: MSFKQFREDIACVFERDPAARNTFEVLTTYPGVHAILHHRIANWLWHKGLKWLARMLSTFSRWMTGIEIHPGATIGRRFFIDHGMGVVIGETAEIGDDCTLYHGVTLGGTSWKKGKRHPTLLDGVVVGAGAKVLGPITVGKEARIGSNAVVTKDVPEGVTVVGIPGRIVRKAATKASSELEDRRRAIAAKIGFDAYGMADEMPDPIARSIHNLMDHMHAVDGKIDSMCRALNRLGDHTCDEALPELEKETFVCLHERLKRDEDGVLPEGTDIADEKPNA; encoded by the coding sequence GTGAGTTTTAAACAATTTCGTGAAGACATCGCTTGCGTTTTTGAGCGCGATCCTGCGGCAAGAAACACGTTTGAGGTGCTGACAACCTACCCTGGGGTGCACGCGATTTTGCATCATCGTATTGCTAATTGGTTATGGCACAAAGGCCTTAAGTGGCTGGCGCGTATGCTGTCGACCTTTAGCCGTTGGATGACTGGCATTGAGATTCATCCCGGAGCCACCATTGGTCGCCGCTTTTTTATTGATCACGGCATGGGTGTAGTCATCGGTGAGACGGCAGAAATTGGCGATGACTGCACGCTTTATCACGGGGTAACGCTGGGCGGTACTAGCTGGAAAAAAGGTAAGCGTCATCCTACTTTGCTGGATGGCGTAGTCGTTGGTGCAGGGGCCAAAGTTCTGGGACCTATTACCGTCGGCAAAGAGGCTCGTATTGGTTCTAATGCGGTAGTGACTAAAGATGTGCCGGAAGGCGTCACTGTGGTGGGTATTCCTGGTCGTATCGTGCGCAAGGCTGCAACAAAAGCATCGTCTGAATTGGAAGATCGTCGTCGCGCGATTGCTGCGAAAATTGGTTTTGATGCCTATGGTATGGCCGACGAAATGCCAGATCCGATTGCTCGTTCGATCCATAACCTTATGGATCATATGCACGCCGTTGATGGCAAGATCGATAGTATGTGTCGGGCGTTGAATCGTCTTGGCGATCACACCTGTGACGAAGCTCTGCCGGAACTTGAGAAAGAAACTTTTGTTTGCCTGCATGAGCGTTTAAAGCGTGATGAGGACGGAGTGTTGCCAGAAGGTACGGACATTGCGGATGAAAAGCCGAACGCTTAG
- the iscR gene encoding Fe-S cluster assembly transcriptional regulator IscR — MRLTTKGRYAVTAMLDLALHASRGPVSLNDISGRQGISLSYLEQLFAKLRRSGLVASVRGPGGGYRLSREDTSINVAEIVDAVNESMDATRCNRKGDCQEGLECLTHHLWLDLSDQIHNFLSDITLNALIERREIQATAARQDERANSRIDLLLSSEGSN; from the coding sequence ATGCGTTTGACGACCAAAGGCCGTTATGCGGTCACCGCGATGTTAGATTTGGCATTGCATGCCAGTCGCGGCCCGGTAAGCCTTAATGATATTTCTGGTCGTCAGGGGATTTCGCTGTCTTATTTAGAGCAGTTGTTCGCTAAATTACGCCGCAGCGGTTTAGTCGCTAGCGTTCGTGGCCCAGGTGGTGGTTATCGCTTAAGTCGTGAAGACACAAGCATCAACGTTGCTGAAATTGTCGATGCCGTTAATGAATCAATGGATGCCACCCGTTGTAATCGCAAGGGTGACTGCCAAGAAGGTCTAGAGTGCTTAACGCATCATCTTTGGTTGGACCTGAGCGATCAGATCCACAATTTTTTAAGCGATATCACTCTAAATGCTTTGATAGAGCGTCGTGAAATCCAAGCCACCGCAGCGCGCCAAGACGAGCGCGCCAACAGCCGCATTGATCTATTGCTGAGCTCCGAAGGTTCCAACTAA
- a CDS encoding aminotransferase class V-fold PLP-dependent enzyme — protein MKSLYLDYAATTPVDAIVAERMGQCLTLDGNFANPASRSHRFGWQAEQAVEVARRQVADLISADPREIVWTSGATESNNLAIKGVVEWLRREQPGRPLHIITSVIEHKAVLDTCAYLQQYHDVDVTWLSPDADGLIDPQQVAASLRDDTCLVTLMAVNNELGTITDVAAIAKLLAKHSALLHVDAAQAVGKMAVNINDWQVDLLSISAHKFYGPKGIGALYVRRDPQVKLVAQMHGGGHERGMRSGTLPTHQLVGIGEAARLCQEQLEADEKRIRTLRDRLWLGIQALGDVYINGHLDQRVANHLNVSFGGLDGEILLASLAKVAVSSGSACTSASVEPSYVLKAIGRSDVLAHAGLRMSVGRFTTADDIDNAIQEITRVVTLLRSH, from the coding sequence ATGAAATCTCTCTATCTCGATTACGCCGCCACTACTCCTGTTGATGCTATTGTTGCGGAACGTATGGGGCAGTGCCTCACACTGGACGGTAACTTTGCTAATCCGGCGTCTCGTTCGCATCGATTTGGCTGGCAAGCGGAGCAGGCGGTAGAGGTTGCGCGTCGTCAAGTGGCGGATTTAATAAGCGCCGATCCGCGTGAAATTGTTTGGACGTCTGGTGCAACAGAAAGCAATAACTTGGCGATCAAAGGTGTCGTTGAGTGGCTGCGCCGCGAACAGCCAGGTCGGCCGCTGCACATCATTACCTCGGTGATTGAACATAAGGCTGTCCTTGATACCTGCGCATACTTACAGCAGTACCATGATGTTGATGTTACTTGGTTGAGTCCTGATGCCGATGGTTTGATTGATCCGCAGCAAGTTGCCGCTTCGCTACGGGATGATACGTGCTTGGTAACGCTAATGGCGGTGAACAACGAGTTAGGGACGATTACCGATGTCGCCGCAATTGCAAAATTGTTAGCTAAGCACTCTGCGTTACTGCACGTCGACGCGGCACAGGCCGTGGGCAAGATGGCGGTTAATATTAACGACTGGCAGGTTGATCTGCTGTCGATATCAGCGCATAAGTTTTACGGTCCCAAAGGTATTGGCGCTCTGTATGTGCGTCGTGATCCGCAAGTTAAGTTGGTGGCGCAGATGCATGGTGGTGGCCATGAGCGTGGTATGCGCTCGGGTACTTTGCCAACGCATCAGTTGGTAGGAATTGGGGAAGCAGCACGTCTTTGCCAAGAGCAACTAGAAGCCGATGAAAAGCGCATTCGTACATTACGCGATCGTTTATGGCTGGGCATTCAGGCGCTGGGTGACGTGTATATTAATGGTCATTTAGATCAACGTGTTGCTAATCATTTAAACGTGAGTTTCGGTGGTTTGGACGGTGAAATTTTACTCGCGTCCCTAGCCAAAGTTGCGGTGTCGTCGGGGTCTGCCTGTACCTCGGCCAGCGTCGAACCGTCTTATGTTTTGAAAGCCATTGGTCGCAGTGATGTACTTGCCCATGCCGGTTTACGCATGAGTGTGGGGCGTTTTACCACGGCCGACGATATTGATAACGCCATACAAGAGATCACTCGAGTAGTGACCTTACTGCGTAGTCATTGA
- the ndk gene encoding nucleoside-diphosphate kinase — protein MAVERTLSIIKPDAVAKNVIGEIQSRFEKAGLQIVAAKMIKLDDEKAGGFYAEHSERGFFKDLVGFMTSGPVVVQVLEGEGAIAKNRDLMGATNPKEAAPGTIRADFAESIDANAAHGSDSAESAAREIAYFFAADEICSR, from the coding sequence ATGGCTGTTGAACGTACTCTGTCGATCATCAAACCAGACGCTGTTGCAAAAAACGTAATCGGCGAAATCCAATCTCGTTTCGAAAAAGCTGGTCTACAGATCGTTGCTGCTAAGATGATCAAACTGGATGACGAAAAAGCGGGCGGTTTCTACGCTGAACACTCTGAGCGTGGCTTTTTCAAAGATTTGGTTGGTTTCATGACTTCTGGTCCTGTTGTTGTACAGGTTCTTGAAGGTGAAGGCGCAATCGCTAAAAACCGCGATCTAATGGGCGCTACTAACCCTAAAGAAGCAGCACCAGGCACTATCCGCGCTGACTTCGCAGAAAGCATCGATGCAAACGCTGCACACGGTTCTGATTCTGCTGAATCTGCTGCACGCGAAATTGCATACTTCTTCGCTGCTGACGAAATCTGCTCACGCTAA
- the rlmN gene encoding 23S rRNA (adenine(2503)-C(2))-methyltransferase RlmN, which produces MTDTPEKINLLGLSPAKMEAFFADLGEKRFRAQQMLKWIHQLGEADFEKMTNMGKGLRAKLAEVSEIRLPEVVYHDVSKDGTQKWVMRMPGGSSIETVYIPEKERGTLCVSSQIGCALDCSFCSTGKQGFNRDLSVAEIIGQVFVAAMSFDKPGERRERKITNVVMMGMGEPLLNFDNVVDSMNLMMDDNAYGLSKRRVTLSTSGVVPMMDKLGDVTDVSLAVSLHAPNDELRNKLVPINKKYPLKELIAATNRYLSKLPDRRKATIEYTMMEGVNDEMEHAVELSELMKQVPCKINLIPFNPFPNSGYKRPSNNRLYRFRDYLVNQGHIVTIRSTRGDDIDAACGQLVGRVEDRTRRSERYINAIQLDNIDSEQTQEGPSL; this is translated from the coding sequence ATGACCGATACCCCCGAAAAAATCAATCTGTTGGGCTTGTCGCCCGCCAAAATGGAAGCCTTCTTCGCTGATTTAGGTGAAAAGCGTTTTCGTGCTCAGCAAATGCTGAAATGGATTCATCAGTTAGGTGAGGCAGATTTCGAAAAAATGACCAATATGGGCAAGGGCCTGCGCGCTAAGCTTGCTGAGGTCAGCGAAATCCGATTGCCGGAAGTTGTGTACCACGATGTTTCGAAAGACGGCACCCAAAAGTGGGTGATGCGTATGCCTGGTGGCAGCTCAATTGAAACCGTCTACATCCCCGAAAAAGAGCGTGGCACTCTGTGTGTTAGCTCGCAGATTGGTTGTGCGTTGGATTGCAGTTTTTGCTCCACCGGCAAACAAGGTTTTAACCGTGATCTTTCCGTAGCTGAAATCATTGGCCAAGTATTTGTTGCGGCCATGAGTTTCGACAAGCCGGGGGAGCGTCGCGAACGCAAAATTACTAACGTCGTCATGATGGGCATGGGCGAGCCACTGTTGAACTTCGACAACGTGGTCGATTCGATGAACCTAATGATGGACGATAACGCTTATGGTTTGTCTAAGCGTCGAGTGACGTTAAGTACCTCTGGCGTTGTTCCTATGATGGATAAACTCGGTGACGTTACCGACGTCTCATTGGCAGTATCCTTACATGCGCCAAACGACGAACTGCGTAATAAACTCGTGCCGATCAATAAAAAATATCCACTGAAAGAATTGATTGCTGCAACGAATCGTTATTTAAGTAAGCTGCCGGATCGCCGTAAAGCAACCATCGAATACACTATGATGGAAGGCGTTAATGACGAAATGGAACATGCGGTTGAACTATCGGAACTGATGAAACAGGTTCCGTGTAAGATTAACCTTATTCCGTTTAATCCATTTCCGAATTCGGGCTATAAACGCCCAAGCAATAATCGCCTTTATCGTTTCCGCGATTATTTAGTAAACCAAGGTCATATCGTTACTATTCGTTCCACCCGTGGTGACGATATCGACGCCGCTTGTGGTCAGTTGGTCGGTCGTGTTGAGGATCGCACTCGCCGCAGTGAACGCTATATCAATGCTATTCAGCTAGACAATATAGATTCTGAACAAACCCAAGAAGGCCCATCGCTATGA
- a CDS encoding tetratricopeptide repeat protein, translating to MTGRVLARCLLICLPIFFLAGCVTVTESRFTKKESPEKSVENYTQLGIGYLQKGRPDWARQRLQKALAINPNYAPANDAMGMVWQTEGELDLAEEYFLKAISEDKTYTLARHHIGRLYSQLKQSEKAQENLQKAADDRYYDNRPGAYNDLALNFYRMDKSQLAIDAYLQTLRLAPYNVDALVNVSTLLFEAQNYEESLKYFDRFDRLVQRNQTRHTAHSLWLGIKLVTIQQNTARAIEFATELKQNFTNSTEYRLYQESLAGHGA from the coding sequence ATGACAGGACGTGTGTTAGCTCGTTGTCTATTAATTTGCCTACCGATTTTCTTTCTTGCAGGGTGCGTGACTGTAACGGAAAGTCGTTTTACTAAAAAAGAATCTCCTGAAAAATCAGTCGAGAACTATACCCAGCTGGGCATAGGGTATTTACAAAAAGGGCGTCCTGATTGGGCCCGTCAGCGTTTGCAAAAAGCGTTAGCCATTAATCCCAATTATGCTCCTGCGAACGATGCTATGGGCATGGTTTGGCAAACCGAAGGTGAACTGGATTTAGCTGAAGAATATTTTCTGAAAGCCATCAGTGAAGACAAAACCTATACTTTAGCGCGTCATCATATTGGTCGTTTGTATTCGCAATTAAAGCAATCCGAAAAAGCCCAAGAGAATTTACAAAAAGCAGCCGACGATCGTTATTACGATAATCGTCCGGGCGCTTACAATGATTTAGCATTGAATTTTTATCGCATGGATAAGAGTCAACTGGCTATTGATGCGTATTTGCAAACCTTGCGTTTGGCTCCTTATAACGTCGATGCTTTAGTTAACGTCTCTACATTGTTATTTGAAGCGCAAAATTACGAAGAGTCGCTCAAGTATTTCGACCGTTTTGATCGTTTAGTGCAGCGTAACCAAACGCGTCATACGGCCCATAGTTTGTGGCTTGGAATTAAGTTAGTCACTATTCAGCAAAATACGGCGCGTGCGATTGAGTTTGCCACTGAGCTGAAGCAAAACTTTACTAACTCGACCGAATATCGTTTGTACCAAGAATCATTGGCAGGGCACGGTGCATGA